The DNA sequence ATATCGGCCCGCTGGTCGACCTGACCCAGCTCGACCGGGTCAAGGGACTGATCGCCGAAGGTGCCCGGCAGGGCGCCGTCTGCTGGCAGCCGGATGCAACGCTGCCGTCTTCCGGCTACTATCACCTGCCGACGCTCGCCACCGGTGTTTCGCCGGCTAATATTCTGGCGCAGGAAGAGGTGTTCGGGCCAGTGCTCGCCACCATGACCTTCCGCAACACCGAGGAAGCGATCGAACTCGCCAACAACACGCGCTATGGCCTCGCAGCCTCGGTGTGGAGCGAGAACGTCAACCTGGCGCTCCATGTCGCGCCGCAATTGAAGGCTGGCGTGGTCTGGGTCAACGGCACCAACATGTTCGACGCCGCCTGCGGCTTCGGCGGCTATCGCGAGAGCGGTTTCGGCCGCGAGGGCGGGCGCGAGGGCATGTTCGAATATCTGGCGGCGAAACTGCCGCTCGGCCCGGTCATCAAGCAGGCGACATCGTCGGTGCAGCCCGTGGAACAGGCGGACGGCGTCGCTATCGACCGCACCGCGAAGCTGTTCATCGGCGGCAAGCAGGTGCGGCCGGACGGCAATTACTCGCTTGCCGTCGCCACCGCCAAGGGCAAGCTCGCCGGCGAAGTCGGGCTCGGCAGCCGCAAGGATATCCGCGATGCGGTTTCGGCTGCCCGCGCCTGCAAAAGCTGGCCGGAGGCGACCGCCTATAACAGGTCGCAGGTGCTTTATTACCTGGCCGAGAACCTTTCCGGCCGCTCGGAAGAATTTGCCGCCCGGCTCACCGAACTGACCGGAGCCAACACCAAGGCCGCGCGGGACGAGGTGGAGCTCTCGGTCGAACGGCTGTTCCTCTATGCCGGCCTCGCCGACAAGTTCGAGGGACGCGTGCACCAGCCGCCGGCGCGTGCCGTGACGCTGGCGCTGCATGAGCCGGTCGGCGTCGTCGGCATCGTCGCGCCGGACAATCAGCCCCTGCTCGGCTTCATCTCGCTGGTCGCGCCGGCACTGGCCATGGGCAACACGGTGGTCGCCGTGCCTTCGGAACGGTATCCGTTGCTGGCCACCGATCTCTATCAGGTCATCGAATATTCCGATGTGCCGGCCGGCGCCATCAACATCGTCACCGGACGCACCGCGGAGCTTGCCGGCGTGCTGGCCAAGCACGACGACGTCGACGGACTGTGGCTGGTCGCCGACGCGGATACCTGCGCCAAGGCGGAAGCCGAGTCCATCGGCAACCTCAAACGCGTCTGGAGCGGCAACGGCCGCAGCCTCGACTGGGCCTCGGAAGAAGCCGCCGGCGACGTTTTTCTGCGCCGTGCCATCGAGGTGAAGAATGTCTGGGTGCCTTACGGCGACTAGAGCATGATGCCGGAAAGTGTGAAGCGGTTTTCGGACGACATCATGCTCTATCCCTTTGATTTGGAGACGGATTCAGCTTTCAGGTCGACTCGACCTGAAATCATCCGGCTCTAGGGCATGTCACACAGGGATCGCGATCGGGCTTGACGCCTGGCCATATGTTCTTTAACGAGAAAAAACATCTTTATCAGTGAACTGGCACAGGCCGCACAATCGCGCCTGACTGGCACATGACGCTTTCGCCGGCCGCCGATAAAGGCAATTGACCCAAGCAGGCGAGGAAAAAGCATGGCGGATCTGACAGGCAAGGTCGTTGTCATCACGGCAGCGGCGCAAGGCATCGGCAAGGCGAGCGCGCTGGCCTTCGCCAAGGCTGGGGCCACCGTCCATGCCACCGACATCAACGAGACGCTGCTGGCGGAACTCGCCAAGACATCAGGGATCAAGACCCGCAAGGTCGACGTGCTCAACGACGAGGCGGTCAATGCCGCCTTTGCAGAGATCGGCGCCGTCGACGTGCTGTTCAATTGCGCCGGTTTCGTCCATTCGGGCTCGATCCTGGAGATGAAGGACGCCGATCTCGATTTCGCTTTCAATCTCAACGTGCGCGCCATGATCCGAACCATCCGGGCGGTGCTGCCCGGCATGCTGGAGCGTGGCGACGGGTCGATCATCAACATGGCTTCGCTGGCCAGTTCGACCAAGGGCGTGCCGAACCGCTTCGCCTATGGCGTCACCAAGGCCGCCGTCATCGGGCTGACCAAGGCGGTCGCGGCCGACTATGTCGGCAAGGGCATACGCTGCAACGCCATCTGCCCCGGCACGGTCGAGAGCCCGTCGCTGCAGGACCGCATGCACGCCCAGGGCGATTATGACGCCGCCCGCGCCGCCTTCATCGCCCGCCAGCCGATGGGCCGGCTCGGCACGCCGGAGGAGATCGCCGATCTCGCCGTCTACCTGGCCGGCGCCACCTACACGTCCGGGCAGGCCTATAATATCGACGGCGGCTGGTCGATCTGAGCGCTGCCTTGAGACAACCGGACATCGGATCGCCGGCCGCCAATACAGGCTGTTCGCGCTTGTCGTGAAGCAGGCCG is a window from the Mesorhizobium australicum WSM2073 genome containing:
- a CDS encoding aldehyde dehydrogenase family protein → MNVLERYHAMEYGPAPEARNEADAWLAGRDFSKALFIGGDWKAAGGGKTFDTSEPSSGKLLAKVSDANAADIDAAVAAAAKALPKWSASSGYQRAKVLYAIGRAMQRHQRLFAVLETIDNGKPIRESRDIDVPLAIRHFIHHAGWAQALERDFPGQKGVGVVGQIIPWNFPLLMLAWKIAPALAAGCTVVLKPAEFTPLTAILFAEICERAGVPKGVVNIVQGGPEAGAAIVNHPGIQKIAFTGSSEVGKIIRKATAGSGKKLSLELGGKSAFIVFEDADLDSAVEGLVDGIWFNQGQVCCAGSRLLVQEGIADALIAKVKTRMSRLRVGSPLDKNTDIGPLVDLTQLDRVKGLIAEGARQGAVCWQPDATLPSSGYYHLPTLATGVSPANILAQEEVFGPVLATMTFRNTEEAIELANNTRYGLAASVWSENVNLALHVAPQLKAGVVWVNGTNMFDAACGFGGYRESGFGREGGREGMFEYLAAKLPLGPVIKQATSSVQPVEQADGVAIDRTAKLFIGGKQVRPDGNYSLAVATAKGKLAGEVGLGSRKDIRDAVSAARACKSWPEATAYNRSQVLYYLAENLSGRSEEFAARLTELTGANTKAARDEVELSVERLFLYAGLADKFEGRVHQPPARAVTLALHEPVGVVGIVAPDNQPLLGFISLVAPALAMGNTVVAVPSERYPLLATDLYQVIEYSDVPAGAINIVTGRTAELAGVLAKHDDVDGLWLVADADTCAKAEAESIGNLKRVWSGNGRSLDWASEEAAGDVFLRRAIEVKNVWVPYGD
- a CDS encoding SDR family oxidoreductase, whose translation is MADLTGKVVVITAAAQGIGKASALAFAKAGATVHATDINETLLAELAKTSGIKTRKVDVLNDEAVNAAFAEIGAVDVLFNCAGFVHSGSILEMKDADLDFAFNLNVRAMIRTIRAVLPGMLERGDGSIINMASLASSTKGVPNRFAYGVTKAAVIGLTKAVAADYVGKGIRCNAICPGTVESPSLQDRMHAQGDYDAARAAFIARQPMGRLGTPEEIADLAVYLAGATYTSGQAYNIDGGWSI